TCGACGCGACCTCACGCACCATCTGCGCGCCCATGTTCTCGAAGCCTTCCTTCAGCTCGATCTCTTTGGCGACCGTCACCCCGTCCTTCGTGATCACGGGGGATCCGAATTTCTTGTCCAGTACCACGTTCCGGCCCCTCGGCCCCAGCGTGATCTTTACGGCGTCCGCCAGCTGATTCACGCCGCTCAGCAGAGCCTGGCGCGATTTCTCACCATGTACGATATCCTTAGCCATGAGTTCTCACTCCTTTTCTTTCGTCCTTGGGTTTCAATTCCTGTGATCCCTTGCTGCGGTTATTTCTCTTTTCTCAATACCGCCAGGATCTCTTCCTCGCGCATGATGACGTACTCTTCATCATCGATCTTGATTTCAGTCCCGGCATATTTGCCGAACAGAACGCGATCGCCCGCTTTGACATCCAGAGGAGACCGCTTGCCGTCATCCAGCATTTTCCCCGGTCCCACTGCGATCACCTCGCCTTCCATCGGCTTTTCCTTGGCCGTGTCAGGAATAATGATCCCTCCTTTAACCACTTCCTTCTCCTCAAAGCGCTTTAAGAGTACTCGATCGTGCAAAGGCCTTACTTTCATAGTGTTAGATCTCCTTTTCTATCAAGAGCCTCATGTTTCGGCACAACCCGTTTAGCACTCGACCGAAACGAGTGCTAATAATATAAGCAAAAAAGAAGAATTGTCAAACCGGTCGTGAGCACGCGGCGGGAGGCAAAACCGGTGTCGAAGCCGACGCACAGTTCAAGGATGAACGAATTGCTGTGCCCGGGGCACGAGATGGAAATAGACGGCCTCCGGGATATTGGTCTGCCAGACGCCGGCTGCTTTGGCAACGATGACAACACCGAGAAAGATGGCAGCGATGCCGGCGGCGAGCGCCCATGGCGGGAGGGTGCGCCGGCCGGGAAGCGACATCTCGAGCGCTCCCTGGGCCGGGCAGACAGCAACGCATTCCATGCACGCTGTGCACTCGGCCGACCTGACCGTGATTACTTTGTCGACGGCAAGGAGCGCCGGACAGGCCAGGGCGCACTTGGAGCAATCGATGCAGCGGTCCGGATTGCGGCGGATCCGGGTCGGGCTGAGCAATGATGCCAGCCCCATCAGGGCGCCGTAAGGGCAGAGGTATCGGCACCAGAAGTTCTTTATGAGCACAGAAAGCACGACCAGCGCCATCAGTGTGATGGCTGTGGTGGAT
The nucleotide sequence above comes from Terriglobia bacterium. Encoded proteins:
- the groEL gene encoding chaperonin GroEL (60 kDa chaperone family; promotes refolding of misfolded polypeptides especially under stressful conditions; forms two stacked rings of heptamers to form a barrel-shaped 14mer; ends can be capped by GroES; misfolded proteins enter the barrel where they are refolded when GroES binds; many bacteria have multiple copies of the groEL gene which are active under different environmental conditions; the B.japonicum protein in this cluster is expressed constitutively; in Rhodobacter, Corynebacterium and Rhizobium this protein is essential for growth), with amino-acid sequence MAKDIVHGEKSRQALLSGVNQLADAVKITLGPRGRNVVLDKKFGSPVITKDGVTVAKEIELKEGFENMGAQMVREVAS
- the groES gene encoding co-chaperone GroES, translated to MKVRPLHDRVLLKRFEEKEVVKGGIIIPDTAKEKPMEGEVIAVGPGKMLDDGKRSPLDVKAGDRVLFGKYAGTEIKIDDEEYVIMREEEILAVLRKEK